The genomic stretch TTATTTTTTAAGTTCTTCAGTTAATTTATTAGCTCTGAATAAGTTAGCAACAGTCACAGTAGGTTGTACACCTTCTTTAAGTCATTTAGCTGTTTGTTCTTTGTTTAAAACAAGTTCTTTTGTTGTAGGGTTGTAGTGTCCTAAAGCTTCGATAAATTTACCATCACGTGGTGCTCTAGCATCAGCAGCAACAATTTTGTATACTGGTCTGAATTTGCTTCCCATTCTTTTTAATCTAATTTTTACCATTTGTCCTCCTTTTTAAATGTCAAGCAAAAGTGCTTGACAGCTAAGTGTTAATATTATAAAGTAAAAAAGTCTTTTTTTAGTCAAAAAATTAAATTATTTATTCAGAAAAATCTCTTATTTTAGTCTAATAAAAAATTAAAATATTTATTTTGACTACTAAATGTGGAAAAATTACCAATTTTATTTCTGTCTTTTTCTATAAGAGTATAATAATTACGGATGTGAAAATATTTTTGCATCCAAAAAAAGACCCTTTTAAAATTAAAAACTATTCAATTTAAACTCAATTAAAAAATACTTATATCTCTTTTTATTATTGTATATATATTCAAAAATCAACCTCAAAATCTATCTTAGATAAAATTATTTCTATTAATTAAATTCGTTTTATTATATTTTATTTTTTAGAGTCTCGTTTTTATTATTGAAAAATCGTTAATCTATTCTTCTTGGATTTGAATACTATTTTTCTCTTTTCTTATGTGTTTATAAAATCCTTTATATTAAACTTCGTGATTAACTTAATATTAATTTAATTTAAATTTTTGTAATTTTTTATTTTTTTCTTTAAGGTGTTTTCCTCTTTAATATTTTTAATTTTTATTTTTTATTTTCTTTTCGCTTTCACTTTAATATTAAAGATTTAGAAAAAACGATTTATTAAGATTTTGTAATACAAAGTTTTTACCTCCTTTCGTTTTTGTTAAAATAATAACATATAACACATTTTAAATACCTAATTTTGAACCTCCAATTTAATTAGGTGTAATTACAATTTAAAAATAAAATAAAAAAGCCAGCTAGTGTAAACTGGGACACGAAATATGGACACAACCATATTTCGTGTTTTTATATATTTAGGAGGTATTATGAGACAATTAAAGGCACATGAATGATTAGAACTATTCGGTAGTTATGAAGATTACAAAAATAATTTGATATCAAAAAATGATTTTGAACTTAAATATTATTCAATCAGAGGTTTTAGTTTTTTTGATAGAAAATTCAATGAGGCTAAAAAATATTTTGTCTTCAAGTATAACAGATATAATTTAGGAATGATAAATATAGAATCGCAAACAGGTAAATCATCTAAAAAAGGTAAAGGGTCAGGTAGACCAAAAAGGCAAAAAATTACTCCTATTGAAATTGTAAAAAAGGAATGAGAAAAAATGCCTAAGGAACAATTGATTGAAATTTTAGAAATTTATAAAGACTCTTTTGATAGAAATAATATTGAAGTTGATATTTCTAAAATTAAGAAATCTTCACTTTCTACAAGAAAATTGGGCCTATGCTTTAATAAATCTAAGTCAACAATTCACAATCTAAAAACTAAAGAGCAGCAAACAAGAAAAAAATCTGTAAATACTAAATATGATGAATTAATAATTAAGTCATTTAAGAAAAATAAGGGTTTGTTTGGTAGAAAAAGATTGGAAAGTTATATTAGAACAAAATTCCAAATAGATCTAAATTATAGGACTATTGGTAGAGCGATGAGAAGATTAAACTTATTTTGTTTAATCAGAAGAAAGAAAATAGATAGAGAACAAAAGAACACAAACGTAAAATTTATAGATCTTGTTAATCGTGATTATCACGGAGAGACAAACCAAATAATTGCCACTGATGTTACTTATATTTCTGCACCAAAAGATTGCTTAAACAATTTTGTATTTTTATCTGTTGCGATTGATCACAAAAGCAAATTTGTTGTTAATTATAATCTTTCAAAAAGAAATGATTTAGAACTAGTAATAGAACATATGTCTAAAATCAAAATGGATAAAAAATGAATAGCTCATTCTGATCATGGTTTCCAATATTCTTCAAAAACTTATGTAGATTTAATTCAGAAAAACAATGGTGTTGTATCAATGGGTAGAGTAGGAAATTCTTTAGATAATAGAGAAGCAGAATATTTCTTTTCAATTTTAAAATCAGAATGTTTAAAATTAATCGATATTACAAAAATAACTTTTAATGAATTAAAATCACTGATTGATGATTTTGTGTTTTGATACAACAACGAAAGAATTCAATCAGTATTAAATTGAAAAACACCTCAAGAGTGTTGAGGTGTTTTAGTAAATTAAACTTTTTGTCCACTTTTCGTGTCCCAGTTTAAGTGTCGACTTCTAGCTGGTTATTTTATTTATAAGGAATAATGTGAATGTGAGTGTGCATAACTTCTTGTCCTGCACTTGTGCCTGTATTAATTTGAAGTTTAAATCCTGAAATTTGTCCTGATTCTACTAATTTTCGTGCAAGCTCTAATGCTTTTAAAAAGAGATAAGAGCTTAGTTCTTGATCGTGACCTAAAATATTTTCTTTAGTTTGTTTGGGAATAACTAAAAAATGTCCAGGTTGTTTAGGGTGAATATCATAAATAGCAATTACTTTATCATCTTCATAAAGAATGTCGCTAGGAATTTCACGAGCAATAATTTTTTCAAATAAAGTCATTATTTCTCCACAAAAGTTAAATCACTAATAGCTTTATTGACTAATTCATTAGAACCTTTTGTTAATACATAACCTAATTTTACATAGGCATTTAATGCATTTTGATAAAGGTTTGAATCATATCCGCTAAGTAAGGTTGCAAGTTCAATTAAGTTATTTTGATAAGGTGTGTTTTCAAAAGTAAGGACTTTGACTGTTTCTTTTTTATCAGAACCATCTTGGTTTTTGCCAGTTACAAGTTGCTTATCTTTTGCAATTGGAACAATAACATTAATGTAATTAATTTCAATTTTTGAGTTCCCATTTGCAACCGAAATTGGTTGAGCTAAAGTTAAATCATCATTTACTTCCACAATTTTATGAGATTGATTGTCGTAAAAACCTGTATAAACATTAGCATTTGTTACTTGTTTTAAAAGTTCATAATCAAAACTAATTGCAAAATCACTTGCTGATTTAATACCCACATAACCAGCTAAATTTAACTGATATTGCTTAGTTTTGTTAATTCATTCACTTGAATAAATCTTTTTAGTTCCAACCACTTTACTTTGTAAAAAGTCATTGTAAGCGTCAATATTTTCGATAGTTTGGAACATTTCAACAAAAACAGCATCAGCATCAGAAGCACTATAACCTCATGCTTGAACTAATTTTTTGCTTAATGCATATTGCACTAAATTAAAATAATCTAAATCATATTTTGCTTTGTTTGAATTAAATGAAGATGAATCAATTTTAGTTAAATCAGCTTCATTATTAATTAAGAAGTATTTATAAACTAAAAGAGCTTTATTTGTTTCTAATGCCACATCTGTATTTTTATTAACATAAAGTAATTTAAATTGTTCTGCATTTAATAAATCAAAATTAGGGTTAGTTGTTAAATTTTCAAGTACGGCATCATAATTTAGAATACCTTCTGATAATAATTTATTAATTTTTTTAGCTAAGAATCCAGGTTCTTTTTGATTTTGTAAACCTAAAAAAGTATTGTAAGCTCTTAAAGCATCATTTGCAAAGCTTTGATTATTAATTAAAGCTTTTAAAACATCTTCATAATTTTGAGCTTGTTCTAAATTAACTTGATAAAGACTTGCAATTGTATTTCCTAATCAAGTATTTTCGGCAAATGTTTTAATTGAATCTTTGTTCGATAATCTTTTATCTTGTTCTAATTTCGGAATAGTAGAAACTTCACGTCCACACGAAACAGCACTAAGAGCAATTAAAGATGATGAAGTTAATAAACTAAGTATTTTAATAGATTTTTTCATTCTTAATTTCTTCCTTTCGCTACTTGTTTAAGTGCATTTTGATAGATATTGCTAATTGTTGTTTCTGCTTCATTATTTGAATTAATTAAATTACCTTCATTATCACGATAACTAATTAATGTTTGTCCATTTTGGATGTGAATATTGTAAGGATCACGCAATTTCTTTTGAGCATCAACTCATTTATTAATTGCTACTAAAGAATCAATTATTTGAACATTTGAATTCCCTTTAACAATTGCTAAATTTTGCTTTTCAAGTTCCTTAAAATCAATGTCTTTAAGTTCTGTTTTTTCTTGCAATTTTTCAACTAATTTTGAATCTTTAAAAATACTTGCAAGAATTACGTTCTTGCTGTTAATTGCGTTTAAGTTAGTAATTAATTTTAAATCCGCAACTTCATTTAAACTAATTTCTTTGATTTGATTTTTAATAAAGTTATTAATTTGTGTATCATCGAGTTTTGTCCGACGAACTCATTGAATTTTAGAGTCAGCTAAAACTAAAAATCCACCTAGATTTTCAACTTGATATGCAAAAGAAGTTTGTTTGTGTTTTGTTGCATTTTCAAACACTAAATTATAATTAAATCTTGAATTAATAAAATCTTGGAATTGTCTTTCAGATGAATTTACAATAAAATCATTAATCAAGTTGTTAATCTCATTAACTTTGATTACGATAGCATTTTTATCACTTAAACCTTTTATTTGTTCTAAAATCACATTTACTTGATCTTGGATATTTTGAGGTAATTTAAATAAACTTGCTAAATTCACTATTGGTAATGACTTTGGATAAACATTTAAATCAAAAATTTCAGAAGCTAAAGTTGCTAAGTTAAGACTAATTTCACTTGCAAAATCATTTTTAAATGAAGAAATGCCGCTTGTTGCTAATGAATCTTTGGTTTTGGTTAAAAGATTTAGGTAAGTTTGATATTGTGATACTTCTTTTTCGCTATCACTTGATTTAGTTAATGTCATAAACTCACTTGCTTGCTTTTTAAAAACACCATTTGTTTGATTAAAAGCAATTTCAAAAACTGGTTTAACTTCAACTTCA from Mycoplasmopsis gallopavonis encodes the following:
- the rpsP gene encoding 30S ribosomal protein S16 encodes the protein MVKIRLKRMGSKFRPVYKIVAADARAPRDGKFIEALGHYNPTTKELVLNKEQTAKWLKEGVQPTVTVANLFRANKLTEELKK
- a CDS encoding IS3 family transposase, coding for MDTTIFRVFIYLGGIMRQLKAHEWLELFGSYEDYKNNLISKNDFELKYYSIRGFSFFDRKFNEAKKYFVFKYNRYNLGMINIESQTGKSSKKGKGSGRPKRQKITPIEIVKKEWEKMPKEQLIEILEIYKDSFDRNNIEVDISKIKKSSLSTRKLGLCFNKSKSTIHNLKTKEQQTRKKSVNTKYDELIIKSFKKNKGLFGRKRLESYIRTKFQIDLNYRTIGRAMRRLNLFCLIRRKKIDREQKNTNVKFIDLVNRDYHGETNQIIATDVTYISAPKDCLNNFVFLSVAIDHKSKFVVNYNLSKRNDLELVIEHMSKIKMDKKWIAHSDHGFQYSSKTYVDLIQKNNGVVSMGRVGNSLDNREAEYFFSILKSECLKLIDITKITFNELKSLIDDFVFWYNNERIQSVLNWKTPQECWGVLVN
- the hinT gene encoding histidine triad protein HinT; this translates as MTLFEKIIAREIPSDILYEDDKVIAIYDIHPKQPGHFLVIPKQTKENILGHDQELSSYLFLKALELARKLVESGQISGFKLQINTGTSAGQEVMHTHIHIIPYK
- a CDS encoding HinT-interacting membrane complex lipoprotein P60, which encodes MKKSIKILSLLTSSSLIALSAVSCGREVSTIPKLEQDKRLSNKDSIKTFAENTWLGNTIASLYQVNLEQAQNYEDVLKALINNQSFANDALRAYNTFLGLQNQKEPGFLAKKINKLLSEGILNYDAVLENLTTNPNFDLLNAEQFKLLYVNKNTDVALETNKALLVYKYFLINNEADLTKIDSSSFNSNKAKYDLDYFNLVQYALSKKLVQAWGYSASDADAVFVEMFQTIENIDAYNDFLQSKVVGTKKIYSSEWINKTKQYQLNLAGYVGIKSASDFAISFDYELLKQVTNANVYTGFYDNQSHKIVEVNDDLTLAQPISVANGNSKIEINYINVIVPIAKDKQLVTGKNQDGSDKKETVKVLTFENTPYQNNLIELATLLSGYDSNLYQNALNAYVKLGYVLTKGSNELVNKAISDLTFVEK